The Euphorbia lathyris chromosome 2, ddEupLath1.1, whole genome shotgun sequence genome includes a window with the following:
- the LOC136217800 gene encoding heparanase-like protein 1, giving the protein MANQLRLRESFVLMVLLMFSYCAYKTNAEDAIVTVRGLTSISNTDDTFICATLDWWPSTKCDYGQCPWGLSGILNLDLQNKILANAIKAFNPLRLRVGGSLQDQVLYKVGNNSIKKFPHFKRRDKNGFMFGFTRGTLTMDRWDQLNTFFNQTGAKITFSLNALYGKRKSKDDSILWVGRWNPNNARDLMRYTISKGYNIDSYELGNELCGTGVSAKIEAVDYAKDMMELKKLVLDLYGNSNSTPGVLGPAGFYNKRWFDEFLEATGPNVLTGVTHHIYNLGAGRDKNLIKKIQDPYILDQVAQTFKDVSDSVNKFAAWTSPWVGESGGAYNSGGKDVSHTFANGFWYLDQLGMTAAFNHKVYCRQTLIGGNYGLLNTTTFLPNPDYYSALLWHRLMGKEVLATTHSTSPYLRAYSHCSKNKPGIAILLINMSNQTSFTVTVKEDDNPNTGSYSFGYSNAGTKPREEYHLTPLGGNIQSDVMLLNGRILKLTESLEIPTMNPQLVDPWSPISVAPYSVVYAVIPDFKAPACGLDNI; this is encoded by the exons ATGGCGAATCAGTTGAGGTTACGAGAGAGCTTTGTTTTGATGGTTCTATTGATGTTTAGTTATTGTGCTTATAAAACAAATGCAGAGGATGCGATAGTTACAGTAAGAGGGCTAACTTCAATCTCAAACACAGATGATACTTTCATATGCGCAACTTTGGATTGGTGGCCGAGTACCAAGTGTGATTACGGACAGTGTCCATGGGGTCTTTCTGGCATTCTTAATTTGGATTTGCAAAACAAGATTTTAGCTAATGCTATCAAGG CATTTAATCCGTTGAGACTGAGAGTTGGAGGGTCTTTGCAAGATCAAGTGCTGTATAAAGTAGGGAATAATTCCATCAAGAAATTCCCTCACTTTAAAAGAAGAGATAAAAATGGGTTTATGTTTGGTTTTACCAGAGGAACTCTTACTATGGACAGATGGGATCAACTTAATACATTCTTTAACCAAACAGG AGCTAAAATTACCTTCAGCTTGAATGCTCTGTACGGGAAGAGAAAGTCGAAAGATGATTCAATATTGTGGGTAGGCAGATGGAACCCAAATAATGCTCGTGACCTCATGCGATATACAATTTCAAAGGGATACAATATTGATTCGTATGAACTAG GGAATGAGTTATGTGGAACTGGAGTATCGGCCAAAATAGAGGCGGTGGATTATGCGAAAGACATGATGGAACTAAAGAAATTGGTTTTGGATTTGTATGGAAATTCGAATTCAACACCAGGAGTATTGGGTCCGGCTGGTTTTTACAACAAAAGATGGTTCGATGAGTTCCTTGAGGCGACTGGACCAAATGTACTTACTGGAGTCACCCACCATATTTACAATCTTGGGGCAGGTAGGGATAAGAACCTGATAAAGAAGATTCAGGACCCATACATATTGGATCAAGTAGCACAAACATTCAAAGATGTGTCAGACAGTGTAAATAAGTTTGCAGCATGGACTTCTCCTTGGGTTGGGGAATCTGGTGGTGCTTATAACAGTGGTGGCAAAGATGTTTCCCATACCTTTGCTAATGGTTTTTG GTACTTGGACCAATTGGGAATGACAGCAGCATTCAACCATAAGGTGTATTGCAGACAAACTCTAATTGGTGGAAACTATGGTCTCCTTAATACCACTACATTCCTACCTAATCCAGACTATTACAG TGCACTTCTATGGCATCGGTTGATGGGGAAAGAGGTGTTAGCAACCACTCACAGTACTTCTCCCTATCTAAGAGCATATTCCCATTGCTCTAAGAACAAG CCTGGAATAGCAATTCTTCTAATAAACATGTCGAACCAGACCAGCTTCACAGTAACAGTAAAGGAGGATGATAATCCAAACACAGGCAGCTACAGTTTTGGGTACAGCAATGCAGGGACCAAACCAAGGGAAGAGTACCATTTGACACCACTGGGAGGGAATATTCAGAGTGATGTGATGCTACTCAACGGAAGAATATTGAAACTTACTGAATCACTTGAGATTCCGACAATGAATCCGCAGCTGGTTGATCCATGGTCACCTATTTCTGTTGCTCCTTATTCCGTAGTATATGCTGTCATCCCTGATTTCAAGGCTCCTGCTTGTGGTCTCGACAACATCTGA
- the LOC136217801 gene encoding uncharacterized protein: MLPLQINSFSTIVQQVINNNSGLVLMDYLIKQSRRVKFSTQQNAEGPGSSKALQKTPSLREEKNRPQNWFGRQKPWQMNQAYDSNEVDKATAVAAATYAVISVTDSTIPDKKTLGGYPKPSITPIKSQKEAPKVSSPQPADTSTHKESSVIQEEEAETAVKVVVGPSPSVTRSPTSTDKPKVKKVPTFADDQLSTRKQIQPAESLKLKTDPVPEIKTPKSDFPTSTDKPKVKKFPTFADDQLSTRKQIQPAESLKLKTDPVPEIKKPKSDFPTVPKPALSPAKMDRQASTKISGGTEADSWERAQLAKIKKRYEDVESRVVSWENEKKKKSRRRLDKTEKEIERKRLKAMERFRSEIEDINQIVDGARSKAKERRRHDELKAKEKANTYRKTGTLPTSCFCF, encoded by the exons ATGCTTCCTCTTCAAATAAACAGTTTCTCCACCATTGTTCAGCAAGTTATAAACAATAATTCAGGACTGGTGTTAATGGACTATTTAATCAAGCAATCTCGCAG GGTGAAATTTTCCACCCAACAAAACGCAGAAGGGCCTGGCAGCAGCAAAGCACTGCAAAAAACCCCATCTTTAAGAGAAG AAAAGAATAGACCTCAAAACTGGTTTGGGAGACAGAAACCTTGGCAAATGAATCAAGCTTATGATTCAAATGAAGTAGACAAAGCAACCGCGGTGGCAGCTGCTACCTACGCTGTTATATCAGTAACAGATTCAACCATTCCAGATAAGAAAACGTTAGGCGGATACCCGAAACCCTCTATTACTCCAATTAAGAGCCAGAAGGAAGCCCCAAAGGTTTCAAGCCCTCAACCTGCAGATACAAGCACTCATAAAGAGTCTTCAG TGATCCAAGAAGAGGAGGCGGAAACTGCAGTGAAGGTTGTAGTTGGTCCTTCTCCATCGGTAACAAGAAGTCCTACCTCTACTGATAAGCCTAAAGTGAAAAAGGTTCCTACTTTTGCTGATGATCAATTGAGCACAAGGAAACAAATACAACCTGCAGAGAGTCTAAAGCTGAAGACTGATCCCGTCCCTGAAATCAAGACGCCAAAGTCTGATTTTCCTACCTCTACTGATAAGcctaaagtaaaaaaatttcctacTTTTGCTGATGATCAATTGAGCACAAGGAAACAAATACAACCTGCAGAGAGTCTAAAGCTGAAGACTGATCCCGTCCCTGAAATCAAAAAGCCAAAATCAGATTTTCCTACCGTTCCTAAACCTGCACTTTCACCAGCAAAAATGGACAGGCAGGCTTCAACAAAAATATCAGGAGGTACAGAAGCAGATAGTTGGGAGAGAGCTCAACTAGCTAAGATCAAAAAAAG GTATGAGGATGTGGAATCCAGAGTAGTTTCATGGGAaaatgagaagaagaagaaatccagGCGTCGGCTGGACAAAACAGAG AAGGAAATAGAGAGGAAAAGGTTGAAAGCAATGGAGAGATTTCGCAGTGAAATAGAGGATATCAATCAGATTGTTGATGGAGCAAGATCAAAAGCAAAGGAAAGGCGACGACATGATGAAttgaaggcaaaagaaaaggcAAATACTTATAGAAAAACAGGAACACTTCCAACATCTTGTTTCTGCTTCTAA